A single region of the Plantactinospora soyae genome encodes:
- a CDS encoding GlxA family transcriptional regulator has protein sequence MPDTIAFDLSTPVEVFGRVRLPGDRPGYRVLICATEPVVTAGPLRLSADHGLDALTRADTIVVPGRNDPLAPTPGAVLDALRDAAATGTRIVSICVGAFTLAAAGLLDGRRATTHWTAAEQFRNAFPTVELDPDVLYVDTGQVVTSAGATAGVDMCLHLVHRDYGAAVAADAARLTVAPLHRDGGQAQFIRRKTPGRLATGLGHILGWIEENLHQDLTLDDLASHAAMSIRTLNRRFHDETGQTPMQWLNAVRVRRAQELLETTDHGIDRIAHQVGFTSPTNFRTQFKRISGVAPRAYRSTFRDSGS, from the coding sequence ATGCCGGACACCATCGCCTTCGACCTGAGCACCCCGGTCGAGGTGTTCGGCCGGGTACGACTGCCGGGTGACCGGCCCGGTTACCGGGTGCTGATCTGCGCCACCGAGCCCGTCGTGACCGCCGGACCGCTTCGGCTCTCCGCCGACCACGGCCTCGACGCGTTGACCCGGGCCGACACGATCGTGGTCCCCGGCCGCAACGATCCGCTGGCCCCGACGCCCGGGGCCGTTCTCGACGCACTTCGCGACGCGGCGGCCACCGGCACCCGAATAGTCTCGATCTGCGTCGGCGCCTTCACCCTCGCCGCGGCGGGGCTCCTCGACGGCCGGCGAGCCACCACCCACTGGACCGCAGCCGAGCAGTTCCGGAACGCCTTCCCCACCGTCGAACTCGACCCCGACGTCCTCTACGTCGACACCGGTCAGGTCGTCACCTCCGCCGGAGCCACGGCCGGAGTCGACATGTGCCTGCACCTGGTCCATCGGGACTACGGGGCGGCGGTCGCCGCCGACGCTGCCCGGCTGACCGTGGCGCCGCTGCACCGCGACGGCGGGCAGGCACAGTTCATCCGGCGGAAGACCCCCGGCCGACTCGCCACGGGCCTCGGGCACATCCTGGGATGGATCGAGGAGAACCTCCACCAGGACCTCACCCTCGACGACCTCGCCAGCCACGCGGCCATGAGCATCCGAACCCTCAACCGCCGCTTCCACGACGAGACCGGCCAGACACCCATGCAGTGGCTCAACGCCGTACGGGTCCGCCGGGCCCAGGAACTCCTCGAAACGACCGACCACGGCATCGACCGCATCGCGCACCAGGTCGGCTTCACATCGCCGACGAACTTTCGTACCCAGTTCAAGCGGATCAGCGGCGTGGCTCCACGGGCGTACCGCAGCACCTTCCGGGACAGCGGATCCTGA
- a CDS encoding SGNH/GDSL hydrolase family protein, which produces MRPVRLTAALAAGLVAAALLPGAAHGAAPAKSMPAVQQPTPGVLAKAHTAGRVDVDNGSARYSWPGVYFEGRFRGTGVGIVLDDSANDYDVAIDGATVATLVTPGRTTHWINGLSNGVHRVRLVKRTESPWATGTFGGFVAAPGGAILAKPPARQRQIEFIGDSYTAGYGNLSATRDCTSDEVNRTTNADLGFGALAARRLNADYQVNAFSGRGMVRNYNGGEPGTSYRTYYDRALLNVDGDVWQNPGTWRPQLVVVGLGINDFSTAINPVEQWTPDSLVAAYRAAYQAFLDKLRARYGPRTVIVVSATHMSNTTTFAELAQQIVQERNDQGDSRIRYWYYENSGLDYGGCHWHPSLQDHQLIADRLGDLVATLPLRW; this is translated from the coding sequence GTGCGACCCGTACGTCTCACCGCCGCCCTGGCCGCCGGGCTGGTGGCCGCCGCGCTGCTGCCCGGAGCCGCCCACGGGGCCGCGCCGGCCAAGTCGATGCCGGCCGTACAGCAGCCCACCCCCGGAGTCCTGGCCAAGGCGCACACCGCCGGCCGGGTCGACGTCGACAACGGCTCGGCGCGGTACAGCTGGCCCGGTGTCTACTTCGAGGGTCGGTTCCGGGGCACGGGTGTCGGGATCGTCCTCGACGACTCCGCCAACGACTACGACGTCGCGATCGACGGTGCCACCGTCGCCACTCTGGTGACCCCGGGCCGGACCACGCACTGGATCAACGGCCTGTCGAACGGGGTGCACCGGGTCCGACTCGTCAAGCGCACCGAGAGCCCGTGGGCGACGGGTACGTTCGGCGGCTTCGTCGCCGCTCCGGGCGGCGCGATCCTGGCCAAGCCACCGGCCCGGCAACGGCAGATCGAGTTCATCGGCGACTCCTACACCGCCGGTTACGGGAACCTGTCCGCCACCCGGGACTGCACCTCCGACGAGGTCAACCGAACCACCAACGCCGATCTCGGTTTCGGCGCGCTCGCGGCACGGCGCCTGAACGCCGACTACCAGGTCAACGCCTTCTCCGGACGGGGAATGGTCCGCAACTACAACGGCGGCGAACCCGGAACCAGCTACCGCACGTACTACGACCGGGCCCTGCTCAACGTCGACGGCGACGTCTGGCAGAACCCGGGTACCTGGCGGCCGCAGCTCGTCGTGGTGGGCCTGGGCATCAACGACTTCTCCACCGCGATCAACCCGGTCGAGCAGTGGACCCCCGACAGCCTGGTCGCCGCCTACCGCGCCGCGTACCAGGCCTTCCTCGACAAGCTTCGGGCCCGGTACGGCCCGCGTACGGTGATCGTGGTCAGCGCCACCCACATGTCCAACACCACGACCTTCGCGGAACTCGCCCAGCAGATCGTCCAGGAGCGCAACGACCAGGGCGACAGCCGGATCCGCTACTGGTACTACGAGAACTCGGGCCTGGACTACGGCGGCTGCCACTGGCACCCGTCACTCCAGGACCATCAGCTCATCGCGGACCGGCTGGGTGACCTCGTCGCCACCCTTCCGCTGCGCTGGTAG